In one window of Stappia sp. 28M-7 DNA:
- a CDS encoding glutamine synthetase family protein, translating to MAGNLSFDALKAAVADGAIDTVLVCAVDMQGRLMGKRFHARNFIEHSFEETHCCNYLLATDLEMYTVEGYASTSWAGGYGDYVMKPDLSTLRPVPWLDGTAMVLCDVLDHHHHEAVPHSPRALLKGQIARLDAMGLEAKMATELEFFLFEKSFDDIRRSGFRDLEPISAYNEDYHILQTTKEEEVMRPIRNHLYAAGIPVENSKGEAEAGQEELNIRYADPLGCADHHTIAKHATKEIAWQHGRAVTFMPKWHHARVGSSSHVHQSLWNKDGSSAFFDPDAQHGMSQLMHHYMAGLIRYASDYTWFLAPYVNSYKRFQKGTFAPTKTAWSVDNRTAGFRLCGEGTKGVRVECRIGGSDLNPYLALAAQLAAGIRGIEEKLELEAPVTGDLYQSRRLKEIPRTLRAATETLRKSKMLREAFGDAVIDHYVRAAEWEQEEFDRVVTDYELARGFERS from the coding sequence ATGGCTGGCAATCTTTCTTTCGACGCTCTCAAGGCCGCCGTCGCCGACGGCGCCATCGACACGGTGCTGGTCTGCGCCGTCGACATGCAGGGCCGCCTGATGGGCAAGCGCTTTCATGCGCGCAACTTCATCGAGCATTCCTTCGAGGAGACCCATTGCTGCAACTACCTGCTGGCGACGGACCTCGAGATGTACACTGTCGAAGGCTATGCATCGACCAGCTGGGCCGGCGGCTACGGCGACTATGTGATGAAGCCGGACCTGTCGACCCTGCGTCCCGTGCCCTGGCTGGACGGCACGGCGATGGTACTGTGCGATGTTCTCGACCATCACCATCACGAGGCGGTGCCGCATTCGCCGCGCGCGCTGCTGAAGGGCCAGATCGCCCGTCTCGATGCCATGGGCCTCGAGGCCAAGATGGCGACGGAGCTGGAGTTCTTCCTGTTCGAGAAGAGCTTCGACGATATCCGCCGCTCGGGCTTCCGCGATCTGGAACCGATCTCGGCCTATAACGAGGACTACCACATCCTCCAGACCACCAAGGAAGAGGAGGTGATGCGCCCGATCCGCAATCACCTTTATGCCGCGGGCATTCCGGTGGAGAATTCCAAGGGCGAGGCCGAGGCCGGCCAGGAGGAGCTGAACATCCGCTATGCGGATCCGCTCGGCTGCGCCGATCACCACACCATAGCCAAGCATGCCACCAAGGAGATCGCCTGGCAGCACGGCCGCGCGGTGACCTTCATGCCGAAATGGCATCATGCCCGCGTCGGTTCCTCGTCCCATGTGCATCAGTCGCTGTGGAACAAGGACGGCTCCAGCGCCTTTTTCGATCCGGATGCGCAGCACGGCATGTCCCAGCTGATGCATCACTACATGGCCGGCCTGATCCGGTACGCTTCGGATTACACCTGGTTCCTGGCGCCCTATGTGAACAGCTACAAGCGCTTCCAGAAGGGCACCTTCGCGCCGACCAAGACCGCATGGTCGGTCGACAACCGCACCGCCGGCTTCCGGTTGTGCGGCGAGGGCACGAAGGGTGTGCGCGTCGAATGCCGCATCGGCGGCTCGGACCTCAACCCTTATCTGGCCCTGGCCGCGCAGCTTGCGGCCGGCATTCGGGGCATCGAGGAGAAACTGGAGCTTGAGGCGCCGGTGACCGGCGATCTCTACCAGTCGCGGAGGCTGAAGGAGATCCCGCGCACCCTGCGCGCGGCGACCGAGACCCTGCGCAAGTCGAAGATGCTGCGCGAGGCCTTCGGCGATGCGGTGATCGACCACTACGTCCGCGCGGCGGAATGGGAGCAGGAAGAATTCGACCGCGTGGTCACCGACTACGAACTGGCCCGCGGCTTCGAGCGCAGTTGA
- a CDS encoding aldehyde dehydrogenase family protein — translation MSDVIKLISPVDGSVYAERPVASAAEIDQAVAEARAAQAAWAATPLSERCSAVLAAVAALEAMNDEIVPELAWQMGRPVRYGGEKGGTRERTDYMVKIAEESLRARHHTDRPGFTRYVRPEPLGIVMVIAPWNYPFMTAINTIVPALIAGNVVILKHAAQTLLVGERLDKAFKAAGLPKGVFRNIVLNHGQTEALLGSGRIDHINFTGSVAGGRAIEKAAAGTFATLGLELGGKDPAYVREDADVAFAVENLADGAFYNSGQCCCGIERVYVHEKHYDAVVEGLAAAASAYTLGNPLDEATTLGPMAQARFAAHVREQTAEALRKGAKALVDRARFPQDKEGTPYLMPQVLVDVDHQMSVMREESFGPVVGVMKVRSDEEAIALMNDSPYGLTASIWTADEEAAIAIGDRVETGTIFMNRCDYLDPALVWTGVKDTGKGAALSEIGYLSLTRPKSFHLRARS, via the coding sequence ATGTCCGACGTGATCAAGCTGATTTCCCCGGTCGACGGCTCCGTCTATGCCGAGCGTCCCGTGGCGAGTGCTGCCGAGATCGACCAGGCTGTGGCCGAGGCCCGCGCCGCGCAGGCCGCCTGGGCGGCCACCCCGCTGTCCGAGCGCTGCTCGGCTGTGCTGGCCGCCGTTGCCGCGCTCGAGGCGATGAACGACGAGATCGTGCCCGAGCTGGCCTGGCAGATGGGCCGGCCGGTGCGCTATGGCGGCGAGAAGGGCGGCACGCGCGAGCGCACCGACTACATGGTCAAGATCGCCGAGGAGTCGCTCCGGGCCCGCCACCACACGGACCGTCCGGGCTTCACCCGCTACGTGCGGCCGGAGCCGCTCGGCATCGTCATGGTCATCGCACCGTGGAACTACCCGTTCATGACCGCGATCAACACCATCGTCCCGGCGCTGATCGCCGGCAATGTGGTGATCCTCAAGCACGCGGCGCAGACGCTGCTGGTCGGCGAGCGGCTCGACAAGGCGTTCAAGGCGGCGGGCCTGCCCAAGGGCGTCTTCCGCAACATCGTGCTGAACCACGGCCAGACCGAGGCGCTGCTCGGTTCGGGCCGCATCGACCATATCAACTTCACCGGCTCGGTCGCCGGCGGCCGCGCCATCGAGAAGGCGGCGGCCGGAACCTTCGCCACGCTCGGCCTGGAGCTCGGCGGCAAGGACCCGGCCTATGTCCGCGAGGACGCCGACGTCGCCTTCGCGGTCGAGAACCTGGCCGATGGCGCCTTCTACAATTCCGGTCAGTGCTGCTGCGGTATCGAGCGCGTCTATGTGCACGAGAAGCACTATGACGCGGTGGTCGAGGGTCTGGCGGCAGCAGCCTCCGCCTACACGCTCGGCAATCCGCTCGACGAGGCGACGACGCTCGGCCCGATGGCGCAGGCGCGCTTTGCCGCCCATGTGCGCGAGCAGACCGCCGAGGCCCTGCGCAAGGGCGCCAAGGCCCTGGTCGACCGCGCCCGCTTCCCTCAGGACAAGGAAGGCACGCCCTACCTGATGCCGCAGGTGCTGGTCGACGTCGATCACCAGATGTCGGTGATGCGCGAGGAGAGCTTCGGCCCGGTTGTCGGCGTGATGAAGGTGCGCTCCGACGAGGAGGCCATCGCGCTGATGAACGACAGCCCCTACGGCTTGACCGCCTCGATCTGGACCGCCGACGAGGAGGCCGCCATCGCCATCGGCGACCGCGTGGAGACCGGTACGATCTTCATGAACCGCTGCGACTATCTCGACCCGGCGCTGGTGTGGACCGGCGTCAAGGACACCGGCAAGGGCGCGGCCCTGTCGGAAATCGGATACCTGTCGCTGACGCGGCCGAAGTCCTTCCACCTGCGCGCCCGCTCGTAA
- a CDS encoding iron-containing alcohol dehydrogenase, whose translation MTTTPSANWNYPTSVRFGAGRIKELGKCAALLGMKRPLLVTDPGLARLPMTANALELLRQAGLEPDIFSDIKPNPTASNVEAGVAAYRAGGHDGVIAFGGGSGLDAGKVIAFMAGQTRPMWDFEDIGDWWTRADPDGIAPILAVPTTAGTGSEVGRAGVITNEETHTKKVIFHPKMLPGIVICDPELTVGMPRYFTVGTGMDALAHCLEAYSSTFYHPMGDGIAVEGMRLVFENLKRVAETPDDLVARGHMMSAAAMGAVAFQKGLGAIHALSHPVGALYDTHHGMTNAVFMPYVLDFNRSAIATKIDRLAGYLGISGGFDGFLQAVLDLRTALDVPHTLDGLKVDGAKAAKIAEMAIVDPTAGGNPIELTLEGAAEIFDAALTGRL comes from the coding sequence ATGACCACCACCCCGTCCGCCAACTGGAACTATCCGACCTCCGTGCGCTTCGGCGCCGGGCGCATCAAGGAGCTCGGCAAATGTGCCGCCCTGCTCGGCATGAAGCGGCCGCTCCTCGTCACGGACCCGGGCCTTGCCCGCCTGCCGATGACCGCCAACGCACTGGAACTGCTGCGCCAGGCCGGCCTGGAGCCGGACATCTTCAGCGACATCAAGCCGAACCCGACCGCGTCCAATGTCGAAGCGGGCGTTGCCGCCTACCGCGCCGGCGGTCATGACGGCGTCATCGCCTTCGGCGGCGGCTCCGGTCTCGATGCGGGCAAGGTCATCGCCTTCATGGCCGGCCAGACCCGGCCGATGTGGGATTTCGAGGATATCGGCGACTGGTGGACCCGCGCCGATCCGGACGGCATCGCGCCGATCCTCGCCGTCCCGACCACGGCCGGCACCGGTTCCGAGGTTGGGCGCGCCGGCGTCATCACCAACGAGGAAACCCACACCAAGAAGGTCATCTTCCATCCGAAGATGCTGCCGGGCATCGTCATCTGCGATCCCGAGCTGACCGTGGGCATGCCGCGCTACTTCACCGTCGGCACCGGCATGGACGCCCTCGCCCACTGCCTGGAGGCCTATTCCTCCACCTTCTACCACCCGATGGGCGATGGCATTGCGGTCGAGGGCATGCGCCTCGTCTTCGAGAACCTGAAGCGCGTCGCCGAAACGCCGGATGATCTCGTTGCGCGCGGCCACATGATGTCGGCCGCCGCAATGGGCGCGGTCGCCTTCCAGAAGGGCCTCGGCGCCATCCATGCGCTTTCCCATCCGGTCGGCGCCCTCTACGACACCCATCATGGCATGACCAACGCGGTCTTCATGCCCTATGTGCTCGACTTCAACCGCTCGGCCATCGCCACCAAGATCGACCGGCTCGCCGGTTATCTCGGTATCTCCGGCGGCTTCGACGGCTTCCTGCAGGCGGTGCTCGACCTGCGCACTGCGCTCGATGTGCCGCATACGCTGGACGGTCTGAAGGTCGACGGCGCCAAGGCCGCGAAGATCGCCGAAATGGCCATCGTCGATCCGACCGCCGGCGGCAATCCGATCGAGCTGACCCTCGAGGGTGCAGCCGAGATCTTCGACGCGGCACTCACCGGCCGCCTCTGA
- the trpA gene encoding tryptophan synthase subunit alpha — protein sequence MSDTRIDRRFAALQAANRPALVTFVTAGDPDLATSQAILDALPAAGADVIELGMPFSDPMAEGIPVQLANQRALAAGQTMDKTLDMVRAFRRHDQDTPIVLMGYYNPIYVRDPAVFVKTAVEAGVDGLIIVDIPPEADDELCLPAMAAGLNFIRLTTPTTDDKRLPAVLANTSGFVYYVSVTGITGATIANRDRVTEAVRRIKRHTALPVAVGFGVKTVEDAEVIGRDADGVVVGSVLVEAVRTSLDGEGRATDATVEAVASVVRSLAEGVARARG from the coding sequence ATGAGTGACACGCGGATCGACCGCCGCTTCGCGGCATTGCAGGCGGCGAACCGTCCGGCGCTGGTGACCTTCGTTACCGCTGGCGACCCGGACCTTGCCACCTCCCAGGCGATCCTCGATGCGCTGCCGGCCGCGGGCGCCGACGTCATCGAGCTCGGCATGCCCTTCTCCGATCCCATGGCCGAAGGCATTCCCGTGCAGCTCGCCAACCAGCGCGCGCTGGCTGCCGGGCAGACCATGGACAAGACGCTGGACATGGTGCGTGCCTTCCGCCGCCACGACCAGGACACGCCCATCGTGCTGATGGGCTACTACAATCCGATCTACGTGCGTGATCCCGCCGTTTTCGTCAAAACGGCGGTCGAGGCGGGCGTCGACGGGCTGATCATCGTCGATATCCCGCCGGAGGCCGACGACGAGCTCTGCCTGCCGGCCATGGCCGCCGGCCTCAATTTCATCCGCCTGACCACGCCGACGACTGACGACAAGCGGCTGCCGGCCGTTCTCGCCAACACGTCGGGTTTCGTTTATTACGTATCGGTGACCGGCATCACCGGTGCCACCATCGCCAACCGCGATCGGGTGACCGAGGCGGTCCGCCGCATCAAGCGCCATACCGCGCTGCCCGTGGCGGTCGGCTTCGGCGTCAAGACGGTGGAGGATGCCGAGGTGATCGGTCGCGACGCCGATGGCGTCGTCGTCGGATCGGTGCTGGTGGAAGCGGTGCGCACGAGCCTCGACGGCGAGGGCCGGGCGACGGATGCGACGGTCGAGGCTGTGGCCTCGGTGGTGCGTTCGCTCGCCGAGGGTGTTGCCCGGGCCCGCGGCTGA
- the accD gene encoding acetyl-CoA carboxylase, carboxyltransferase subunit beta: protein MNWINNVVRPKIRGLLQKRDVPENLWIKCPETGEMVFHRDLEANQWVVPNSGHHMRISGTRRLELFFDGGTFEKVKTPEVVADPLKFRDEKRYTDRLRDARAKTGLDDAVTVATGKLRGMDMTAAVQDFAFMGGSLGMAAGEAVLTGMQTAVARKTPFVLFVASGGARMQEGILSLMQMPRTTVGVQMLRDAGLPYIVVFTNPTTGGVTASYAMLGDVHMAEPGALIGFAGPRVIEQTIREKLPEGFQRSEYLLEHGMVDMVVHRHKLPETIARVCSILMKAEVSLPDEEELMTPPREADEAKVSPELAQGRETSAVADSGSREADGESR, encoded by the coding sequence TTGAACTGGATCAACAACGTCGTTCGCCCGAAGATTCGTGGCCTGCTGCAGAAGCGGGACGTGCCGGAGAACCTCTGGATCAAGTGCCCCGAGACCGGCGAGATGGTCTTCCATCGCGATCTCGAGGCGAACCAGTGGGTGGTGCCGAATTCCGGCCACCACATGCGGATTTCCGGCACCCGGCGGCTCGAGCTGTTTTTCGACGGCGGCACCTTCGAGAAAGTGAAGACGCCCGAGGTCGTGGCCGACCCGCTGAAGTTCCGCGACGAGAAGCGTTATACCGACCGCCTGCGCGATGCGCGGGCCAAGACCGGGCTCGACGACGCCGTGACGGTTGCGACCGGCAAGCTGCGCGGCATGGACATGACCGCCGCCGTGCAGGACTTCGCCTTCATGGGCGGCTCGCTGGGCATGGCCGCCGGCGAGGCGGTGCTGACCGGCATGCAGACGGCCGTTGCGCGCAAAACGCCCTTCGTGCTCTTCGTCGCCTCGGGCGGTGCGCGCATGCAGGAAGGCATCCTGTCCTTGATGCAGATGCCGCGCACCACCGTCGGCGTGCAGATGCTGCGGGATGCGGGCCTGCCCTACATCGTCGTCTTCACCAATCCGACGACCGGCGGCGTGACCGCGTCCTACGCGATGCTGGGCGATGTGCACATGGCCGAGCCGGGTGCGCTGATCGGCTTTGCCGGTCCCCGCGTCATCGAGCAGACCATCCGCGAGAAGCTCCCCGAGGGCTTCCAGCGCTCCGAGTACCTGCTCGAGCACGGCATGGTCGACATGGTCGTGCATCGCCACAAGCTGCCGGAGACCATCGCCCGCGTCTGCTCGATTCTGATGAAGGCCGAGGTCAGCCTGCCGGACGAGGAAGAGCTGATGACGCCGCCGCGCGAAGCCGACGAGGCCAAGGTCTCGCCGGAGCTCGCCCAGGGCCGGGAAACCTCTGCGGTCGCCGACAGCGGCAGCCGCGAGGCCGACGGCGAGAGCCGCTGA
- a CDS encoding folylpolyglutamate synthase/dihydrofolate synthase family protein — MDQVTAILDRLLALHPREIDLSLGRMERLLDALGRPQDRLPPLVHIAGTNGKGSTTAFMRAILEAAGLKVHVYTSPHLVSFNERIRLAGRIVSDARLIEALDTCEQANAGAEITFFEVTTAAALLLFAEEPADVLLLEVGLGGRLDATNVVDAPLAATITPLSMDHERYLGETLADIAAEKAGILKRGCPAVIAQQPDDALDVISRIAARLGAPLQVFGQDFTAFEENGRLVYQDEEGLMDLPLPRLFGRHQIVNAAMAIASLRAAGRLPAPEAIEAGLLSVDWPGRMQPLTEGPLLELCPPGSELWLDGGHNPGAGITIAEVMAEQEERRPRPLYLVSGMLKTKDPVGFFRPFAGLAREVACVPLTTTDAGRDPSCLAGSAREAGLAAEAYASLVDALAHVRKQAAADDVPPRILICGSLYLAGEVLARNGMKPV, encoded by the coding sequence ATGGACCAGGTAACAGCGATCCTCGACCGACTTCTGGCGCTGCACCCGCGCGAGATCGACCTGTCGCTCGGCCGCATGGAGCGTCTGCTCGATGCGCTGGGGCGGCCGCAGGACCGTCTGCCGCCGCTCGTCCACATTGCCGGCACCAACGGCAAGGGCTCTACCACCGCCTTCATGCGAGCGATCCTGGAGGCCGCGGGCCTCAAGGTCCATGTCTACACCTCCCCGCATCTGGTGTCCTTCAACGAGCGCATCCGCCTTGCCGGCCGCATCGTTTCCGACGCGCGGCTGATCGAGGCGCTGGACACCTGCGAGCAGGCCAATGCGGGTGCGGAGATAACCTTCTTCGAGGTCACCACTGCCGCAGCCCTGCTGCTCTTTGCCGAGGAGCCGGCGGATGTGCTGCTGCTCGAGGTCGGCCTTGGCGGCCGGCTCGACGCCACGAATGTCGTCGATGCCCCGCTGGCCGCCACGATCACGCCGCTGTCGATGGATCATGAGCGCTATCTCGGCGAGACGCTGGCGGACATCGCGGCGGAAAAGGCCGGTATCCTCAAGCGCGGCTGCCCGGCGGTGATCGCCCAGCAGCCGGACGACGCGCTGGACGTGATTTCGCGCATTGCCGCCCGCCTGGGGGCCCCGCTCCAGGTCTTCGGGCAGGATTTCACTGCCTTTGAGGAAAACGGCCGTCTCGTCTACCAGGACGAGGAGGGGTTGATGGACCTGCCGCTGCCGCGACTGTTCGGCCGGCACCAGATCGTCAACGCGGCCATGGCCATCGCCTCGCTGCGTGCCGCCGGCCGCTTGCCGGCGCCCGAGGCCATCGAGGCCGGGCTCCTGTCGGTCGACTGGCCGGGCCGCATGCAGCCGCTGACGGAAGGTCCGCTCCTCGAGCTGTGCCCGCCGGGCAGCGAGCTCTGGCTCGACGGCGGCCATAATCCGGGGGCCGGCATCACCATCGCGGAAGTGATGGCGGAGCAGGAAGAGCGCCGGCCGCGGCCGCTCTATCTCGTCTCGGGCATGCTCAAGACCAAGGATCCGGTTGGCTTCTTCCGCCCGTTTGCAGGGCTTGCGCGCGAGGTCGCCTGCGTGCCGCTGACCACCACCGATGCCGGGCGCGACCCGTCCTGCCTTGCGGGCTCCGCGCGCGAGGCCGGTCTTGCGGCCGAGGCCTATGCCTCGCTTGTCGACGCGCTTGCCCATGTGCGAAAGCAGGCTGCCGCCGACGACGTGCCGCCGCGCATCCTGATCTGCGGGTCGCTCTATCTCGCCGGAGAGGTCCTGGCCCGCAACGGCATGAAGCCGGTCTAG
- a CDS encoding TetR/AcrR family transcriptional regulator gives MRDTTAMGRPREFDEDEILLKIMSLFWEHGYEGTSLRDIMQATDLRKGSLYAAFGDKHAMYLKAIARYEALVVDGAADDLRAVAPMEGVSAFLSVPIDAAWSQGDRRGCFLCNASADKASEDAETQAMVSRGFDKLERALAEAVAALAPQLAPPEIQSTATMLLSVYVGLRVMARSGAGRERMEGARDAAMANLARLATAGSGN, from the coding sequence ATGCGCGACACCACCGCGATGGGCAGACCCCGGGAGTTCGACGAGGACGAAATCCTGCTGAAGATCATGTCGCTGTTCTGGGAGCATGGTTACGAAGGGACATCCCTGCGCGACATCATGCAGGCAACCGACCTGCGAAAGGGCAGCCTCTACGCCGCTTTCGGCGACAAGCACGCCATGTATCTGAAGGCAATTGCCCGCTACGAAGCCCTGGTTGTCGATGGCGCGGCAGACGATCTGCGGGCGGTCGCGCCGATGGAGGGAGTCTCTGCCTTCCTCTCCGTCCCGATCGATGCGGCCTGGAGCCAGGGAGACCGGCGCGGCTGCTTTCTCTGCAACGCCTCGGCAGACAAGGCGAGCGAGGACGCCGAAACACAGGCGATGGTGTCGCGCGGCTTCGACAAGCTGGAACGGGCACTTGCGGAGGCGGTCGCGGCACTCGCACCACAGCTTGCGCCGCCGGAGATCCAGTCGACGGCGACGATGCTGCTGTCGGTCTATGTGGGACTGCGGGTCATGGCGCGCAGCGGAGCGGGGCGCGAGCGGATGGAAGGCGCGCGCGACGCAGCGATGGCCAACCTTGCCCGGTTGGCGACCGCAGGATCCGGGAACTAG
- a CDS encoding YkgB family protein: protein MSNSTLSHETVPGAAGAGETIGRIGHAGLRVSLVLVLGWIGAMKFTAYEAGAIQGLVSSSPFISWLNSILGVQGVSNLIGTIEILTALALVLGIWSARIGALGALMAASTFALTLTFLFSAPGWEPSLGGFPALSVVPGQFLLKDAVLLAGALVLLGEALQRLAWTGAAGPLART, encoded by the coding sequence ATGTCCAACAGCACTTTATCCCATGAGACGGTTCCCGGCGCTGCCGGAGCGGGCGAAACGATCGGCCGCATCGGCCATGCCGGACTTCGGGTCTCCCTGGTGCTGGTCCTCGGCTGGATCGGCGCGATGAAGTTCACTGCCTACGAAGCGGGTGCCATCCAGGGGCTGGTGTCGTCGAGCCCCTTCATCAGCTGGCTGAACAGCATTCTCGGTGTCCAGGGCGTGTCGAACCTGATCGGAACGATCGAGATTCTGACCGCATTGGCGCTGGTTCTCGGCATCTGGTCCGCCCGCATCGGCGCGCTTGGGGCCCTGATGGCTGCCTCAACCTTCGCGCTGACGCTGACTTTCCTGTTCAGCGCGCCCGGCTGGGAGCCGAGCCTTGGCGGCTTTCCCGCCCTGTCGGTCGTGCCGGGCCAGTTTCTGCTGAAGGACGCGGTCTTGCTGGCCGGCGCCCTGGTTCTGCTGGGTGAAGCGCTGCAGCGTCTGGCCTGGACCGGTGCGGCCGGTCCGCTTGCGAGGACCTGA
- the grxC gene encoding glutaredoxin 3 — MADITIYTKSYCPYCRAAKALLREQGARFKEIEISDEEALRREMIARSGRHTVPQIFIGRRHVGGHDDLVALHRRGGLKPLLLQAQAAG; from the coding sequence ATGGCCGATATCACGATCTACACCAAGAGCTACTGCCCCTATTGCCGGGCCGCCAAGGCCCTGCTTCGGGAGCAAGGCGCCCGTTTCAAGGAAATCGAGATCTCCGACGAGGAGGCTTTGCGCCGTGAGATGATCGCCCGGTCCGGACGCCACACCGTGCCGCAGATCTTCATAGGCCGGCGACATGTCGGCGGTCATGACGACCTCGTCGCGCTGCATCGCCGCGGCGGCCTGAAGCCCCTGCTCCTGCAGGCGCAGGCGGCGGGCTGA
- the coaA gene encoding type I pantothenate kinase produces the protein MEHSLNRFTEDDLSPYRVFTEAEWAKLRADTPMTLTATEVRRLQSLNDPVSIGQVESILLPLSRLLAYYVEATQQLHRATSRFLGRNDVKNPFVIGIAGSVAVGKSTTARLLQALLARWPASPKVDLVTTDGFLYPNAVLEAEGLMRRKGFPESYDRATLLKFLSDLKAGRRHVRAPVYSHFYYDVMPGQFVTVDRPDILILEGLNVLQTTNLPRDGKEVPFVSDFFDFSIYIDAEEDVLHEWYVSRFMRLRETAFRDPGSYFNKYSKVGDNEALAIAEGLWNEINLVNLRENILPTRPRADLILRKADTHAINEVRLRKL, from the coding sequence ATGGAACACAGCCTCAACAGGTTCACTGAGGACGATCTGTCGCCCTACCGGGTCTTTACCGAGGCAGAATGGGCAAAGCTCAGGGCCGACACCCCGATGACGCTGACGGCGACGGAGGTCCGGCGCCTGCAGTCGCTCAACGACCCGGTCTCCATCGGCCAGGTGGAATCGATCCTGCTGCCGCTGTCGCGGCTGCTTGCCTATTACGTGGAGGCGACCCAGCAGCTGCACCGCGCCACCTCGCGCTTTCTCGGTCGAAACGACGTCAAGAACCCCTTCGTCATCGGCATCGCCGGCTCGGTCGCGGTCGGCAAGTCGACGACGGCGCGCCTGTTGCAGGCGCTGCTGGCCCGCTGGCCGGCAAGCCCGAAGGTCGATCTCGTCACCACCGACGGCTTTCTCTATCCCAACGCCGTGCTGGAAGCGGAAGGCCTGATGCGGCGCAAGGGCTTTCCAGAAAGCTACGACCGCGCGACGCTGCTGAAGTTCCTGTCGGATCTGAAGGCGGGGCGGCGGCATGTGCGCGCACCGGTCTATTCCCACTTCTACTACGACGTGATGCCGGGGCAGTTCGTCACGGTCGACCGCCCGGACATCCTGATCCTCGAGGGGCTGAACGTCCTGCAGACGACCAACCTGCCGCGCGACGGCAAGGAAGTGCCCTTCGTCTCCGACTTCTTCGACTTCTCGATCTATATCGACGCGGAGGAGGACGTGCTGCACGAGTGGTACGTGTCGCGCTTCATGCGGCTGCGCGAGACCGCCTTCCGCGATCCCGGCTCCTACTTCAACAAGTATTCCAAGGTGGGCGACAACGAGGCGCTGGCCATCGCCGAAGGCCTGTGGAACGAGATCAACCTCGTGAACCTGCGGGAAAACATCCTGCCGACGCGACCGCGCGCCGACCTGATCCTGCGCAAGGCCGATACCCACGCGATCAACGAGGTGCGGCTGCGCAAGCTCTAG
- a CDS encoding phosphoribosyl-ATP diphosphatase gives MTGFTLTDLDRIIAARARSEDESSYTRKLMGKGTAKIAQKVGEEAVETAIAAVAGDARELTGEAADLLYHLLVLLKARDVPLADVMAELERRTAQTGLEEKASRKPD, from the coding sequence ATGACCGGCTTCACACTGACCGACCTTGACCGCATCATCGCGGCGCGTGCCCGGAGCGAGGACGAGAGCTCCTACACCCGCAAGCTGATGGGCAAGGGCACGGCGAAGATCGCCCAGAAGGTGGGCGAGGAGGCGGTGGAAACCGCGATCGCGGCCGTGGCAGGCGATGCGCGCGAGCTGACCGGCGAGGCCGCCGACCTGCTCTACCACCTCCTGGTGCTGCTCAAGGCGCGCGACGTGCCGCTGGCCGACGTGATGGCAGAGCTGGAGCGCCGCACGGCGCAGACGGGCCTGGAGGAGAAGGCGTCGCGGAAGCCCGACTGA
- the hisF gene encoding imidazole glycerol phosphate synthase subunit HisF — translation MLKARVIPCLDVKDGRVVKGVNFVNLVDAGDPVEAAKAYDAAGADELCFLDITASHENRDTIFDVVRRTAEACFMPLTVGGGVRRVEDIRKLLVAGADKVSINTAAVKNPDFIREAAEKFGAQCIVVSIDAKQVNAPGEAERFEIFTHGGREPTGIDAVEFARKAVELGAGELLVTSMDRDGTRTGFNLALTRAIADAVPVPVIASGGVGTLDHLVEGVRDGHATAVLAASIFHFGTHTIREAKEHMARAGIPMRLDAA, via the coding sequence TGTCATTCCCTGTCTGGACGTCAAGGACGGCCGCGTCGTCAAGGGCGTGAACTTCGTCAATCTGGTCGATGCCGGCGATCCGGTGGAGGCTGCGAAGGCCTATGATGCGGCCGGCGCGGACGAGCTCTGTTTCCTCGACATCACCGCAAGTCACGAGAACCGCGACACGATCTTCGACGTGGTGCGGCGGACGGCCGAGGCCTGTTTCATGCCGCTGACCGTGGGCGGCGGCGTGCGCCGGGTCGAGGACATCCGCAAGCTGCTGGTGGCCGGCGCCGACAAGGTGTCGATCAACACGGCGGCGGTGAAGAACCCCGATTTCATCCGCGAGGCGGCCGAAAAGTTCGGCGCCCAGTGCATTGTCGTGTCCATCGACGCCAAGCAGGTCAACGCGCCCGGAGAGGCTGAGCGCTTCGAGATCTTTACCCATGGCGGGCGCGAGCCGACCGGCATCGACGCCGTCGAGTTCGCCCGCAAGGCGGTGGAGCTGGGCGCCGGCGAGCTGCTGGTCACCTCGATGGACCGCGACGGCACCCGGACAGGCTTCAACCTGGCGCTGACCCGCGCCATCGCCGATGCGGTGCCGGTGCCGGTGATCGCGTCCGGCGGCGTCGGCACGCTCGACCATCTGGTCGAGGGCGTGCGAGACGGACATGCGACGGCGGTGCTCGCCGCTTCGATCTTCCATTTCGGAACCCACACGATCCGCGAGGCCAAGGAACACATGGCCCGGGCCGGCATCCCCATGCGGCTCGACGCGGCCTGA